Proteins encoded within one genomic window of Halodesulfurarchaeum formicicum:
- a CDS encoding heme-binding protein, giving the protein MANPPPTDEGWFVLHDFRTVDWAAWQDTPTHRRERAIESAVDVLADAPATGDGDTAIFTIAGHEADLLVLHLRPTLDEIEQAERQFDRTPFGQFTEQSRSFVSVTEIGGYTSRDYFEDPESVDPGLERYMNSKLYPSIPEDVYVSFYPMAKRRDPEYNWYDTPMDERAEMMAEHGETGKGYAGTVTQYVTSAFGFDDWEWGVTLFSTEATALKEIVYEMRFDEATAKYGEFGSFFVGRRFPVGDLAAYMAGEAVPTDKADTAADEGESIRDSLAEEDVYAGQPHGEDVFAVALYSVADSDALAAEIDGLRENFEHYDTHVSTDVYRSRGEGPNAIVSIWDTQSAAETASGFLRDLPEIVGQPGDAPDGWGTMGMFYTVEPDHREAFLDTFDGVADTLADISGHRESDLLVNVADENDMFIASQWDSRRDAMDFFESEAFHETVATGREILADRPRHVFLA; this is encoded by the coding sequence ATGGCCAATCCGCCCCCGACAGACGAAGGCTGGTTCGTGCTCCACGATTTTCGCACCGTCGACTGGGCCGCCTGGCAGGACACACCGACCCACCGCCGCGAGCGGGCGATCGAGAGCGCTGTCGACGTGTTGGCAGACGCCCCCGCGACCGGCGACGGTGACACCGCGATCTTCACGATCGCCGGGCACGAGGCCGACCTGCTGGTCCTCCATCTCCGTCCCACCCTCGACGAAATCGAGCAGGCCGAGCGACAGTTCGATCGAACCCCATTCGGGCAGTTCACCGAGCAGTCCCGCTCCTTCGTCTCGGTGACCGAGATCGGCGGCTACACCTCCCGGGACTACTTCGAGGACCCCGAGAGCGTCGACCCCGGGCTCGAGCGGTACATGAACTCGAAGCTCTACCCGTCGATCCCGGAGGATGTCTACGTCTCCTTCTACCCGATGGCCAAACGGCGCGACCCGGAGTACAACTGGTATGACACCCCGATGGACGAGCGGGCCGAGATGATGGCCGAACACGGCGAGACCGGGAAGGGGTATGCCGGCACCGTCACCCAGTATGTCACCTCCGCCTTCGGTTTCGACGACTGGGAGTGGGGCGTGACCCTCTTCAGCACCGAAGCGACCGCGCTCAAGGAGATCGTCTACGAGATGCGTTTCGACGAGGCCACCGCCAAGTACGGCGAGTTCGGCTCCTTCTTCGTGGGTCGGCGGTTCCCCGTCGGCGATCTGGCCGCCTACATGGCCGGCGAGGCGGTGCCCACCGACAAAGCGGATACCGCCGCGGACGAGGGCGAGTCGATCCGTGACTCGCTGGCCGAGGAAGACGTCTACGCCGGCCAGCCCCACGGCGAGGACGTGTTTGCCGTGGCGCTTTACTCCGTGGCCGATTCGGACGCCCTGGCCGCGGAAATCGACGGGCTGCGGGAGAACTTCGAGCATTATGACACCCACGTCTCCACGGACGTCTATCGCTCACGTGGCGAGGGGCCAAACGCAATCGTCAGCATCTGGGACACCCAGTCGGCCGCCGAGACCGCGAGTGGCTTCCTGCGTGACCTGCCGGAGATCGTGGGCCAGCCGGGTGACGCCCCCGATGGTTGGGGCACGATGGGGATGTTCTACACCGTCGAACCCGACCACCGCGAAGCGTTCCTGGATACCTTTGACGGCGTCGCGGACACGCTTGCAGACATCTCGGGCCACCGGGAGTCGGATCTCCTGGTGAACGTGGCCGACGAGAACGACATGTTCATCGCAAGCCAGTGGGACTCACGGCGCGACGCGATGGACTTCTTCGAATCCGAGGCCTTCCACGAGACGGTCGCGACGGGGCGAGAAATCCTGGCCGATCGACCGCGACACGTCTTTCTGGCCTGA
- a CDS encoding ECF transporter S component gives MEADSRFDLDATAVAFSAVVGAAVAVATLFTRIPVGIGYLNFGEVIIYTGAFLFGGTVGGLSGGIGAAAADVVSGYVFFAPVTLIAKGTEGYVVGRLAGDSLKSKAIAVAVGAPFMIVAYVLAVAYLEGVPLALAKELPVDILQAVVGFAIAVPLTKVLEDRIPELR, from the coding sequence ATGGAAGCAGACAGCCGCTTTGATCTCGACGCGACGGCCGTCGCATTCAGTGCGGTCGTCGGAGCCGCCGTCGCAGTCGCCACGCTATTTACCCGAATTCCAGTCGGTATTGGATATCTCAACTTCGGAGAAGTGATTATCTACACCGGTGCCTTTCTCTTCGGCGGAACAGTCGGGGGCCTTTCGGGCGGGATCGGCGCGGCCGCTGCTGATGTCGTCTCGGGGTATGTCTTCTTTGCGCCAGTAACCCTCATCGCTAAAGGCACCGAAGGCTACGTCGTTGGTCGGCTCGCGGGCGATAGTCTCAAGAGCAAAGCCATCGCCGTCGCCGTGGGCGCGCCATTCATGATCGTGGCATACGTCCTCGCTGTTGCCTATCTGGAAGGAGTACCGTTGGCGCTCGCAAAGGAACTCCCGGTCGACATCCTCCAGGCCGTCGTCGGGTTCGCCATCGCCGTCCCGCTCACGAAGGTCCTGGAGGACCGGATTCCGGAGCTGCGATGA
- a CDS encoding energy-coupling factor ABC transporter ATP-binding protein, translated as MSVVTAQDLRVEDREGARLLDDLSLSIDAGETVLLAGPSGSGKSLLGMTLGGLLKNRSGLTVSGTVDRSGSVGVLLQNPSTQLVRAGVRSDVAFGLENRGIPPATIHERIESWAERLDATHLLDRSIDALSRGETTLVALLGTLVTEPDLIVLDEPLTALDATNRDLVLGAIEELQGDTGLLVTEHDAGPFLQRADRALVLESGRIAASGEPRAVLESLREAGVTLPFGTEVALERGIPVDRVPLSG; from the coding sequence ATGAGCGTCGTCACCGCCCAGGACCTTCGTGTCGAGGATCGCGAGGGGGCCCGGCTCCTCGACGATCTCTCGCTGTCGATCGACGCCGGGGAAACAGTCCTGTTGGCGGGGCCCTCCGGCAGCGGAAAGTCCCTGCTCGGGATGACCCTGGGCGGGTTGCTCAAGAATCGGTCCGGACTCACGGTGTCGGGGACCGTCGATAGGTCCGGGTCGGTTGGCGTGCTCCTGCAGAACCCCAGCACCCAGCTGGTCAGAGCAGGCGTGCGCTCTGACGTGGCCTTCGGGCTGGAGAATCGTGGGATCCCGCCAGCGACCATCCACGAACGCATCGAGTCCTGGGCCGAGCGACTCGACGCGACTCACCTGCTCGACCGCTCGATCGACGCGCTCTCCCGCGGCGAGACGACCCTGGTGGCGCTCCTGGGGACGCTGGTGACCGAACCGGATCTGATCGTCCTCGACGAACCGCTCACGGCGCTTGACGCGACCAATCGCGACCTCGTGCTCGGGGCCATCGAGGAACTCCAGGGAGACACTGGCCTCCTCGTAACTGAACACGACGCGGGGCCGTTTCTGCAGCGGGCCGACCGCGCGCTCGTCCTGGAATCGGGGCGGATTGCCGCGAGTGGCGAGCCACGAGCCGTCCTCGAATCGCTTCGGGAGGCGGGGGTGACCCTCCCCTTCGGAACCGAAGTGGCCCTGGAACGTGGGATACCCGTCGACCGGGTCCCGCTATCGGGGTGA
- a CDS encoding energy-coupling factor ABC transporter ATP-binding protein: MIDVTDLSFEYDDGPRVFEDLSLTIPEGETVAVLGANGTGKTTFLRLLAGLLTPTNGEIRIDGDQDPTVGLTPEIPADGLFAATVSEEVAFFPENRGLAVETQVTQALEALGITHLADRIPQALSEGEKRLVTIASVLSGDPDVIGLDEPTSGLDESGWRRLGERLAALDRTVVLVTHDTDFAWRYADSAVVLTDSGVDREGPIREILADSTYDLAGVGLTTPEPVVWARERGIEEPPRTVAAAVELIEGEEP, translated from the coding sequence GTGATCGACGTCACCGACCTGTCCTTCGAGTACGACGACGGTCCGCGGGTCTTCGAGGACCTTTCCCTCACGATCCCGGAGGGCGAGACCGTCGCCGTGCTGGGGGCAAACGGCACGGGCAAGACGACGTTTCTCCGGTTACTCGCGGGGCTGTTGACACCCACGAACGGCGAGATTCGGATCGATGGGGACCAGGACCCGACCGTTGGACTGACCCCCGAAATCCCCGCCGACGGGCTCTTCGCCGCGACGGTCAGCGAGGAAGTCGCCTTCTTCCCGGAGAACCGTGGGCTGGCCGTCGAAACGCAGGTAACTCAGGCCCTCGAAGCCCTGGGCATAACTCACCTCGCCGACCGAATCCCACAGGCACTCTCGGAGGGCGAAAAGCGGCTGGTGACCATCGCCTCGGTGCTTTCGGGCGATCCGGACGTGATCGGGCTCGACGAACCGACGAGCGGGCTGGATGAGTCGGGCTGGCGACGGCTCGGGGAACGACTCGCGGCCCTCGACCGGACCGTCGTGCTGGTGACCCACGACACCGATTTCGCGTGGCGGTATGCCGACTCAGCGGTCGTGCTGACTGACTCCGGCGTGGATCGAGAGGGGCCGATCCGGGAGATCCTCGCGGACTCCACCTACGACCTGGCAGGCGTGGGGTTGACCACACCCGAACCGGTCGTCTGGGCCCGCGAACGCGGGATCGAGGAGCCACCGCGGACAGTCGCGGCGGCCGTCGAGTTGATCGAGGGCGAGGAGCCATGA
- a CDS encoding energy-coupling factor transporter transmembrane component T: MTGAEQRFDPRSKLAVALAFVLAGFLTGTIRGQLLFFALLGVVVLVLGEVSIRDWLGALKPLAVLVVLLLVLNTPFYASGPAWYAVQIGPVELAVTPGGAQTAGLIAARLVLVAGAAAWFALGTAPERFEAALVELGLPWSFAFLLSLTIGLVPEMRKRFRTIEESQRTRGLDLSGGPIARTRARLPMLVPFLAAVIRYGYDLSTALTARGFDEPGPRTSITTVDHTRRDLGLYLLAVGVVSVGLVL; this comes from the coding sequence ATGACCGGGGCCGAGCAACGGTTCGACCCGCGGTCAAAACTCGCGGTCGCCCTCGCGTTCGTCCTGGCCGGGTTCCTGACGGGGACGATCCGTGGGCAACTGCTGTTTTTCGCCCTGCTGGGAGTGGTCGTGCTGGTCCTGGGCGAGGTGTCGATCCGTGACTGGCTGGGGGCGCTCAAACCCCTCGCCGTGCTGGTGGTCCTTTTGCTGGTCCTCAACACCCCATTCTACGCCTCGGGGCCGGCCTGGTACGCGGTCCAGATCGGGCCGGTCGAATTGGCGGTGACACCCGGCGGAGCCCAGACAGCCGGGCTGATCGCTGCTCGGCTGGTGCTAGTCGCTGGCGCGGCGGCGTGGTTCGCGCTGGGGACCGCACCCGAGCGCTTCGAGGCGGCGCTCGTCGAACTCGGGCTCCCCTGGTCGTTTGCGTTCCTGCTCTCGCTCACGATCGGGCTGGTTCCGGAGATGCGCAAGCGCTTTCGGACGATCGAGGAGTCCCAGCGCACCCGCGGGCTCGACCTCTCGGGCGGCCCGATCGCCAGGACGCGGGCCCGACTGCCGATGCTCGTCCCATTCCTGGCGGCGGTCATCCGCTATGGCTATGACCTCTCGACGGCCCTCACAGCACGCGGCTTCGACGAGCCAGGGCCCCGAACGTCGATCACGACGGTCGATCACACCCGTCGAGATCTGGGCCTCTACCTGCTCGCCGTCGGCGTGGTGTCGGTCGGACTGGTGCTATAA
- a CDS encoding pentapeptide repeat-containing protein, with amino-acid sequence MSDGDGTCEYVLDPEDPETWGGLHREECDVGEEILNEDGVWTCPHEAEPGKNRCLFHQPLVEKDDENVVDAFLDVVGEANASDCAERRQLEFVGAKFGAFDLSENPVDLTAGDGWLVMDYATVAGVFDWSETILELQKITFNGINFGADTRFQGTEFGGVASFKGAEFRGVANFSGAEFERIAEFEAVEFREEADLRTTEFKGQAAFGGAEFGGRAIFKAVTFEGLADFRKTTFEGLANFNAVQAGDWAFMGAEFERQAKFGNAEFGGRTNFMLAEFGKRANFMLAEFGELADFESAEFGGAADFNEAEFGGGADFEGVEFEEEVGFKGAEFWGEADFRGSSFEGNAPVFRGVAFEEGSIFADLTLDGTQFNGGDLTDATFTGTSLRNTNFESALLSRATFFDADLRGAKLSGAVLGDVRIDDRTRFLGSPSEDVDTSPHTFAAIRSRPACVYDPSYEGDGEQEDADKAKSVYRALEELGGKHARPRLQSRSFVRRQDLQKKNYWDDATANEASLEERLIAGARWSRAKVARATLLYGESPWRVIGYSLSFILGFAMLFPLGGWMKPEGGDPITYAQIMSNPAEILNSVYYSTLTFTALGFGDFKPVGFGRALTTIETGLGAVLLALFVFILGRRAAR; translated from the coding sequence ATGTCAGACGGTGACGGAACCTGCGAGTACGTCCTTGACCCGGAAGACCCCGAAACGTGGGGCGGGTTGCATAGGGAGGAGTGCGACGTTGGCGAGGAAATTCTGAACGAAGATGGTGTTTGGACTTGTCCACACGAAGCTGAACCGGGCAAAAACCGCTGTCTTTTTCATCAACCTCTCGTTGAGAAAGATGATGAAAATGTCGTTGATGCGTTCCTGGATGTAGTCGGCGAAGCTAACGCCAGTGACTGTGCTGAAAGGCGACAGCTGGAGTTTGTCGGTGCGAAGTTCGGTGCGTTTGACCTGAGTGAGAACCCCGTGGATCTCACAGCTGGAGACGGCTGGCTTGTGATGGACTACGCCACTGTTGCAGGTGTATTTGACTGGTCTGAGACGATACTTGAGCTGCAGAAAATAACTTTCAACGGAATAAATTTTGGTGCCGATACCCGTTTCCAAGGCACGGAGTTCGGGGGAGTGGCCAGTTTCAAGGGCGCAGAGTTCAGGGGTGTGGCCAACTTCAGCGGTGCAGAGTTCGAACGAATCGCCGAGTTCGAGGCAGTGGAGTTCAGGGAAGAGGCAGACCTCAGGACAACAGAGTTCAAGGGACAGGCCGCCTTCGGGGGTGCGGAGTTCGGGGGGCGAGCCATCTTCAAGGCAGTAACGTTCGAGGGACTGGCTGACTTCCGGAAAACAACGTTCGAGGGATTGGCCAATTTCAACGCAGTACAGGCAGGAGATTGGGCATTCATGGGGGCAGAGTTCGAAAGACAGGCCAAGTTCGGGAATGCAGAGTTTGGCGGACGGACCAACTTCATGTTAGCAGAGTTCGGAAAACGTGCCAATTTCATGTTAGCAGAGTTCGGGGAACTGGCCGACTTCGAGAGTGCAGAGTTTGGGGGAGCGGCTGACTTCAATGAGGCAGAGTTTGGAGGCGGGGCCGATTTTGAAGGAGTAGAGTTCGAGGAAGAAGTCGGATTCAAGGGGGCAGAGTTCTGGGGCGAAGCTGACTTCAGGGGCTCATCGTTCGAGGGCAATGCTCCTGTGTTTAGAGGCGTAGCGTTTGAGGAGGGCTCTATTTTCGCAGACCTAACTCTCGACGGGACTCAATTCAATGGCGGGGACCTGACGGATGCGACTTTTACTGGCACAAGTCTTCGCAATACGAATTTCGAGTCAGCCCTGCTAAGCCGAGCAACATTCTTTGATGCAGACCTCCGAGGAGCAAAACTCAGTGGGGCAGTCCTTGGTGATGTTCGCATCGACGACAGGACGCGATTCCTCGGATCTCCCTCTGAAGACGTCGACACCTCACCACATACCTTCGCGGCTATCCGCTCACGACCAGCCTGTGTCTATGACCCTTCCTACGAGGGTGATGGTGAACAGGAAGACGCGGACAAAGCAAAAAGCGTCTATCGAGCGCTGGAGGAACTCGGCGGAAAACACGCCCGCCCTCGCTTACAGAGTCGCTCGTTCGTTCGACGTCAGGACCTCCAGAAGAAGAACTACTGGGATGATGCGACAGCTAACGAGGCCTCACTCGAAGAACGACTTATAGCGGGCGCTCGGTGGAGTCGAGCGAAGGTGGCACGAGCGACTCTCCTCTACGGTGAGAGCCCGTGGCGAGTTATCGGATACAGTCTCAGTTTCATTCTCGGATTTGCGATGCTGTTCCCACTCGGTGGATGGATGAAACCCGAAGGCGGGGACCCCATTACCTACGCGCAGATCATGTCCAACCCCGCCGAAATCCTCAACTCTGTCTACTACTCCACCCTGACGTTCACGGCGCTCGGATTCGGCGATTTCAAACCCGTTGGATTCGGACGAGCCTTGACCACTATCGAGACGGGACTTGGAGCCGTGTTGCTTGCCCTCTTCGTATTCATTCTCGGTCGAAGGGCGGCTCGATAA
- a CDS encoding DNA-3-methyladenine glycosylase family protein, which produces MPVEELAHPTAAHEHLQTDPTMAELVSQHGYLGVEPAADPFRRLLKSIVRQQVSMAAAEATWERLTAAFEVTPAAMLAAEPAALQAVGLSEAKSEYVRSVARVFQDRGWSRSSFEKLDNRAVMDSLTDIRGIGPWTAKMFLQFGLGREDVFPVEDLGVRRAMTELYGDETRDAMTERTTTWAPYRSIGSLYLWRAQD; this is translated from the coding sequence ATGCCCGTCGAGGAACTGGCCCACCCGACCGCGGCCCACGAACACCTGCAGACCGATCCAACGATGGCCGAACTGGTGTCCCAGCACGGCTATCTCGGCGTCGAGCCCGCTGCGGACCCGTTTCGACGGCTGCTCAAATCGATCGTCCGCCAGCAGGTCTCGATGGCCGCGGCCGAGGCGACCTGGGAGCGACTGACCGCGGCGTTCGAGGTGACCCCCGCGGCGATGCTGGCAGCCGAGCCGGCGGCCCTCCAGGCTGTCGGCCTCTCCGAAGCGAAAAGCGAGTACGTCCGGAGCGTGGCCCGGGTCTTCCAGGATCGGGGCTGGTCCAGGTCCAGCTTCGAGAAGCTAGACAATCGTGCCGTGATGGACTCGCTGACCGACATCCGGGGCATCGGGCCCTGGACCGCGAAAATGTTTCTCCAATTCGGACTGGGCAGAGAAGACGTGTTCCCGGTCGAGGATCTGGGCGTTCGACGGGCCATGACCGAGCTGTACGGCGACGAAACGCGAGATGCAATGACCGAGCGAACCACCACGTGGGCCCCGTATCGATCGATCGGGTCGCTGTACCTGTGGCGAGCCCAGGACTGA
- a CDS encoding DUF2391 family protein: MRRPRFRPADVAQQIVGGLLLAGPFVVTEEVWVLAESMSSLQTSLLIAGVVVVGYSALYKADKDRDVDIEAKFLGIPLRFVSLLTVAFGAVTVMSFLLAAPRTFGASPMGTLTAISIGSMFSIVGAAAADSLF; encoded by the coding sequence ATGAGACGGCCCCGTTTCCGCCCTGCCGACGTCGCCCAGCAGATCGTCGGCGGACTACTGCTGGCGGGCCCCTTCGTGGTCACCGAGGAGGTCTGGGTCCTCGCCGAATCGATGTCGTCCCTGCAGACGAGCCTCCTGATCGCGGGCGTCGTCGTCGTGGGCTACAGCGCGCTCTACAAGGCGGACAAGGACCGGGACGTCGATATCGAGGCGAAGTTCCTCGGAATCCCGCTGCGTTTTGTCTCCCTGCTCACCGTCGCCTTCGGGGCGGTCACGGTCATGAGCTTCCTGCTCGCCGCGCCGCGGACCTTCGGGGCGAGTCCCATGGGGACACTCACGGCGATCAGCATCGGCTCCATGTTCTCCATCGTGGGGGCCGCTGCCGCGGACTCGCTCTTCTAG
- a CDS encoding single-stranded DNA binding protein: protein MGDIETIYEDLDTEEVSLEEFRAAVESKVEQMGGLADEETAAMLIAHELEDGQVSGLADVEPGMDEVSVTAKVINVGELRTFERDDPDQPEGQVINADVADETGRLRVSFWDEMASAAESDLEAGQVLNINGRPKDGYDGVEVTVDQVEPAPDTEIEVTLTEEYRVSDLTLGASDVTLLGEVLATEPVRTFDRDDGSEGKVSNVLVGDETGRVRVTLWDDQADQAEAFEPHDVVEIIDGYVRERDGRLELHVGDRGAINRTDTEVSYVPDTTDIEAVELDDTVDISGVVRSADPKRTFDRDDGSEGQVRNVRVQDETDDIRVALWGEKADLDLGPGDEVLFVDVAIQDGWQDDLEASANWQSTIVLLEDGVESDDGATESEPTGETDTGLSAFADGSSPATSTESATENEAQDGEEVEFTGVVVQARDPVILDDGERTVTLRTEVDAELGEELTVRGELADGTLDPDAVE, encoded by the coding sequence ATGGGCGATATCGAGACGATCTACGAGGATCTCGACACGGAGGAGGTCTCCCTCGAGGAGTTCCGGGCGGCCGTCGAGTCCAAAGTCGAGCAGATGGGCGGGCTCGCGGACGAGGAGACGGCCGCGATGCTCATCGCCCACGAACTCGAAGATGGGCAGGTATCGGGACTCGCGGACGTCGAACCCGGGATGGACGAGGTCTCGGTCACCGCGAAGGTCATCAACGTCGGGGAGTTGCGGACCTTCGAGCGGGACGATCCCGACCAGCCCGAGGGCCAGGTGATCAACGCCGACGTGGCCGACGAGACGGGCCGACTCCGGGTCTCGTTCTGGGACGAGATGGCGAGTGCGGCCGAATCGGACCTCGAAGCAGGGCAAGTACTCAACATCAACGGCCGGCCGAAGGATGGCTACGACGGCGTGGAGGTCACCGTCGACCAGGTCGAACCGGCACCCGACACGGAGATCGAGGTCACGCTCACCGAGGAGTACCGCGTCTCGGATCTCACGCTCGGCGCGTCGGATGTCACCCTGCTGGGCGAAGTCCTGGCGACCGAGCCCGTCCGGACCTTCGACCGGGACGACGGCTCGGAGGGGAAGGTCTCGAACGTGCTGGTCGGCGACGAGACGGGTCGGGTCCGGGTCACTCTCTGGGACGACCAGGCCGACCAGGCCGAGGCCTTCGAGCCCCACGATGTCGTCGAGATCATCGACGGCTACGTCCGAGAGCGGGACGGCCGACTGGAACTGCACGTGGGCGACCGGGGCGCCATCAATCGAACTGACACAGAGGTGTCCTACGTCCCCGACACGACGGACATCGAGGCCGTCGAACTCGACGACACCGTCGACATCTCGGGGGTCGTGCGCTCCGCGGACCCGAAACGCACCTTCGACCGGGACGACGGCTCCGAGGGCCAGGTCCGGAACGTCCGCGTGCAGGACGAGACAGACGACATCCGGGTCGCACTCTGGGGCGAGAAGGCGGACCTGGACCTCGGCCCGGGCGACGAGGTGCTGTTCGTGGACGTGGCGATCCAGGACGGCTGGCAGGACGACCTGGAGGCCTCCGCGAACTGGCAGTCCACCATCGTGTTGCTGGAGGACGGGGTCGAGTCCGATGACGGGGCCACCGAGAGCGAGCCAACGGGCGAAACCGACACCGGGCTCTCGGCCTTCGCCGACGGCTCCTCACCAGCCACGAGCACCGAGTCGGCCACCGAGAACGAGGCTCAGGATGGGGAGGAAGTCGAGTTCACGGGTGTGGTCGTGCAGGCCAGGGACCCGGTCATCCTGGACGACGGGGAACGGACCGTGACGCTGCGAACCGAGGTTGACGCCGAACTCGGCGAGGAACTGACAGTTCGTGGGGAACTCGCGGACGGAACACTCGATCCCGACGCCGTCGAGTGA
- a CDS encoding histone family protein yields MSVELPFSPVDSLIRTQAGDLRVSAGAAEALAREIQQIGAAIASEAAQRAAAADRKTIMVSDFGDISVPERDTVTLPIAPVDRIARLEIDDQFRVAEDARLALAGLLESRAKRIANGARELAEHAGRRTIQAEDIELFVSLCD; encoded by the coding sequence ATGAGTGTCGAGCTTCCCTTCTCCCCCGTCGATTCGCTGATCAGGACCCAGGCGGGAGACCTCCGTGTCAGTGCCGGTGCGGCCGAGGCACTCGCCCGGGAGATCCAACAGATCGGGGCGGCAATCGCTTCCGAGGCGGCCCAACGGGCGGCCGCCGCTGACCGCAAGACGATCATGGTCTCGGATTTCGGGGACATCTCGGTCCCCGAACGAGACACGGTGACGTTGCCCATTGCCCCCGTCGATCGAATCGCGCGCCTGGAGATCGACGACCAGTTCCGCGTGGCCGAGGACGCCAGACTCGCACTTGCGGGACTGCTCGAATCCCGCGCAAAGCGGATCGCAAACGGTGCGAGAGAACTCGCCGAGCACGCGGGCCGGCGGACGATTCAGGCCGAAGACATCGAGTTGTTCGTCTCGCTCTGTGACTGA
- the cca gene encoding CCA tRNA nucleotidyltransferase produces MTTSRDPEAVIETVRERVDPDPGERAALEAAVDSLVERTEAALADLDVEASVLQVGSTARGTWVSGDRDIDVFVQFDPELPRADLERLGLQVGRDVLPDGHTEFAEHPYVTGEFRGFAVDLVPCYAVPDATQIQSAVDRTPFHNAYLKARLDEELAGAVRLFKQFLKGIGSYGSDLRTEGYSGYIAELLVLEYGGFRETLQAASEWHPPVHLDPAEHGTRSFDDPLVVVDPTDPERNVAAVVSNAHVARLTHHARQFLTDPGVDFFFPPARSPMDEDAARRAIQERDTTPLAVVFDPPDLVADQLYPQLRRSLAGLVRGLENAGFDVLRSETWARDRAVLFVELSVADLPAIERHEGPPVHAQPHAERFYETYVDSEAIGPFIDGDRYVVERPREITSAEQFVAERLTTVALGAQIEPVLEDGFVLHSGTDVAVLAEGFGPELAAYFHPTP; encoded by the coding sequence ATGACCACTTCTCGTGACCCCGAGGCGGTGATCGAGACCGTTCGCGAGCGGGTCGATCCCGATCCGGGTGAACGAGCCGCCCTCGAAGCCGCCGTCGACTCCCTGGTGGAACGGACTGAGGCGGCCCTGGCGGATCTCGACGTCGAGGCGAGTGTCCTCCAGGTCGGCTCGACGGCCCGGGGGACCTGGGTGAGCGGTGATCGGGACATCGACGTCTTCGTGCAGTTCGACCCCGAGTTGCCCCGGGCGGACTTGGAACGCCTCGGGCTCCAGGTCGGCCGGGACGTGCTCCCGGATGGCCACACCGAATTTGCCGAGCACCCCTACGTCACCGGGGAGTTCCGCGGGTTCGCGGTCGATCTGGTTCCCTGTTATGCCGTTCCGGACGCCACCCAGATCCAGTCCGCGGTCGATCGCACCCCCTTTCACAACGCCTACCTGAAAGCGCGCCTCGATGAGGAACTCGCGGGGGCGGTTCGGCTCTTCAAGCAGTTCCTCAAGGGAATCGGCTCCTACGGCAGTGACCTCCGAACCGAGGGTTACTCGGGGTACATCGCCGAACTCCTCGTCCTCGAATACGGTGGCTTTCGGGAGACCCTTCAGGCGGCGAGCGAGTGGCACCCGCCGGTCCATCTCGACCCGGCCGAACATGGCACCCGGTCCTTCGACGATCCGCTGGTCGTCGTCGATCCGACCGACCCGGAGCGAAACGTCGCCGCCGTCGTCTCGAATGCACACGTCGCCCGGCTTACCCACCACGCCAGGCAGTTCCTGACCGATCCTGGCGTGGATTTTTTCTTCCCGCCGGCGAGGTCGCCGATGGACGAAGACGCGGCTCGGAGAGCGATTCAGGAGCGGGACACGACGCCGCTAGCCGTCGTTTTCGACCCCCCGGATCTCGTGGCGGATCAGCTCTACCCCCAGCTCCGCCGATCGCTCGCGGGACTGGTCCGGGGGCTCGAAAACGCGGGTTTCGACGTGCTTCGGAGCGAAACGTGGGCGCGTGATCGGGCGGTCCTGTTCGTCGAACTCTCGGTGGCCGACCTGCCCGCGATCGAGCGTCACGAGGGGCCGCCAGTCCACGCCCAGCCCCACGCCGAGCGCTTTTACGAGACCTACGTCGACAGCGAGGCGATCGGCCCGTTCATCGACGGCGACCGGTACGTCGTCGAGCGACCCCGGGAAATTACGAGCGCCGAGCAGTTCGTCGCCGAACGGCTCACGACGGTGGCCCTCGGCGCGCAGATCGAACCGGTGCTCGAAGACGGATTCGTGCTGCACTCGGGGACTGACGTGGCGGTCTTAGCCGAGGGCTTTGGCCCGGAACTCGCGGCGTACTTCCACCCGACGCCGTGA